In Mesorhizobium onobrychidis, the following are encoded in one genomic region:
- a CDS encoding DUF5996 family protein: MNDRIHDRWPDIPYGPWRGTCSALHLYSQIIGKYRLARTPWVNHSWHATLYPNARGFTTGLVPDGAGGIELSLDLVDHQVVGAATDGRTARFPLEPMSVASFHAHALDLVRSLGGTAELNGMPNEIPNAIPFAEDRAERPYDADAVARFFKASIAVTAVLQTFRTAYLGKVSPVHLFWGSFDLAVTRFSGRRAPLHPGGIPALPDEITREAYSHEVSSAGFWPGGGAVDFPAFYSYAYPAPAGFAAAKILPDAAYYEASLGEFLLPYDAVRGAADPEAILMGFLESAYRAAADLAEWDAAALECAIGQPRRPRRL, translated from the coding sequence ATGAACGACCGCATCCATGATCGGTGGCCGGACATACCGTATGGTCCTTGGCGCGGCACCTGCTCCGCGCTGCATCTTTATTCCCAGATCATAGGGAAATATCGGCTTGCGCGCACGCCCTGGGTGAACCATTCGTGGCACGCGACCCTCTATCCTAATGCTCGCGGCTTCACGACCGGGCTCGTGCCTGATGGAGCTGGCGGGATCGAGCTCAGCCTCGACCTGGTCGACCATCAGGTGGTCGGAGCGGCCACCGACGGACGCACTGCCCGATTTCCGCTCGAGCCGATGTCGGTCGCTTCCTTCCATGCTCACGCATTAGACCTCGTTCGCAGCCTCGGCGGGACGGCGGAGCTGAACGGCATGCCGAATGAAATCCCGAACGCGATTCCGTTCGCAGAGGACCGAGCCGAGCGGCCCTACGATGCCGATGCCGTCGCGCGCTTTTTCAAGGCAAGCATAGCGGTGACAGCCGTACTCCAGACCTTCCGCACCGCTTATCTCGGCAAGGTCAGCCCGGTGCACCTGTTCTGGGGGAGCTTCGATCTCGCAGTGACGCGCTTTTCCGGGCGGCGAGCGCCCCTGCACCCGGGTGGCATTCCCGCCCTGCCCGACGAGATCACCCGCGAAGCCTACAGTCATGAGGTTTCGTCGGCTGGCTTTTGGCCGGGCGGTGGAGCGGTCGACTTTCCCGCCTTCTATTCCTATGCCTATCCGGCACCGGCTGGCTTCGCCGCGGCAAAGATCCTTCCCGACGCCGCATACTACGAAGCGAGCCTTGGAGAATTCCTGCTGCCTTATGACGCGGTGCGCGGAGCAGCCGATCCGGAAGCGATCCTCATGGGTTTTCTCGAGAGCGCCTATCGCGCCGCTGCCGACCTCGCGGAATGGGATGCCGCCGCTCTCGAATGCGCAATCGGACAACCTCGCCGACCACGGCGCCTGTAA
- a CDS encoding GIY-YIG nuclease family protein, with protein sequence MITFNGILRAENIDPSTVLLVRHQDGRSKSNRTPYSLWRTDPEALELYQRIQSKDRFPLGSRLASFVGTPSGETLFTGLYAVVERGFVPPGTIDPVSAESVEGLHLYTLDRDPRLDAYRGLLVVDWGQGFRSWIQKAQRQDKPILELRRTVADPPFPGFTEFRHDVDTIEAIPESWKEVLRSVKGVYVLACKETGKLYVGSAKGEESLWGRFADYAASGHGGNVELKKRGKRTYQVSVLEVTNSAVGIERLEELWKRKLMSREHGLNDPVFSPDLEAISAFAEKFADRQFSFGEWAGGETKDGATQMPWLKMSDDAMAFVKAAYDGRWILDGEFSWVQWKESEEARRLFNESGRIEKANVRQLARLLTALIRSDHFAEGTLNGAFQSGLLPRIVRRAAVLAGSLTRADPLAPTAAAP encoded by the coding sequence TTGATCACATTCAATGGTATCCTTCGGGCCGAGAATATTGATCCCAGTACCGTGCTACTCGTTCGTCACCAAGATGGGCGATCCAAGAGCAACCGCACACCCTACAGCCTCTGGCGAACTGACCCGGAGGCATTGGAGCTCTACCAGAGAATCCAGAGCAAGGACCGTTTCCCGCTAGGATCACGCCTCGCCAGCTTTGTCGGTACTCCTTCCGGCGAAACGCTGTTCACCGGCCTCTACGCGGTTGTTGAACGTGGATTCGTACCACCCGGCACGATCGATCCGGTTTCGGCGGAGAGCGTCGAAGGCCTGCATTTGTATACGCTCGACCGCGACCCACGCCTCGATGCGTACCGCGGCCTTCTGGTTGTCGATTGGGGGCAGGGATTCCGCTCGTGGATTCAAAAGGCCCAACGCCAAGACAAGCCAATCTTGGAGCTACGCCGCACGGTTGCCGATCCGCCGTTCCCTGGCTTCACCGAGTTCCGGCACGATGTAGACACGATCGAAGCGATACCGGAGTCATGGAAAGAGGTGCTGCGTTCTGTGAAGGGCGTGTACGTCCTCGCATGCAAGGAAACCGGCAAGCTCTACGTCGGATCTGCGAAAGGGGAAGAGAGTCTGTGGGGCCGCTTCGCTGATTATGCGGCAAGCGGCCACGGCGGTAACGTGGAGCTAAAGAAGCGCGGCAAGAGAACCTACCAGGTGTCCGTGCTTGAGGTTACGAACAGCGCCGTTGGGATCGAGCGCCTCGAAGAGCTGTGGAAGCGAAAGCTGATGAGCCGAGAGCACGGCCTCAACGACCCGGTGTTCTCTCCGGACCTGGAGGCGATTTCGGCGTTCGCCGAAAAATTTGCCGACCGTCAATTCTCGTTTGGTGAGTGGGCCGGAGGAGAAACCAAGGACGGAGCCACGCAGATGCCTTGGTTAAAGATGTCGGACGACGCCATGGCTTTCGTCAAAGCGGCGTATGATGGCCGGTGGATTTTGGACGGCGAGTTCTCCTGGGTCCAATGGAAGGAGAGCGAAGAAGCGCGTCGTCTTTTCAATGAGTCCGGCCGGATTGAGAAGGCCAATGTGCGGCAGCTGGCGCGACTGCTGACGGCCTTGATCCGGAGCGACCATTTTGCGGAGGGAACGCTGAATGGCGCATTTCAAAGTGGCCTTTTGCCGAGGATAGTCAGGCGCGCTGCAGTCTTGGCTGGATCTTTGACAAGAGCCGATCCGCTGGCGCCAACGGCCGCGGCGCCCTGA
- a CDS encoding antitoxin Xre-like helix-turn-helix domain-containing protein: MLAFGNVADVLGLPVKEVAARSPFGLISRIEHGLPIGALERVAHLLAPGDAQFKYRLIPKATYERRKAVHRLSSDEGTRLARVARVWGLAVDVWQNEEEARDFLFRPHPMIEDKRPIDVVILSEFGAEMVVDILAGLKYGSAA, from the coding sequence ATGCTAGCGTTCGGAAATGTCGCCGACGTGTTGGGGCTGCCCGTCAAAGAGGTGGCGGCGCGGTCGCCTTTCGGGCTGATCTCCCGGATCGAGCATGGACTTCCCATTGGCGCGCTCGAGCGCGTTGCGCATCTTCTGGCGCCTGGCGATGCTCAGTTCAAATACCGGCTGATCCCCAAGGCGACCTACGAGCGGCGCAAGGCGGTACATCGCCTCTCGTCGGACGAGGGTACACGATTGGCCCGCGTGGCGCGCGTCTGGGGCCTTGCTGTCGATGTCTGGCAGAACGAAGAGGAAGCGCGCGATTTCTTGTTTCGGCCGCACCCGATGATCGAGGACAAGCGACCGATCGACGTCGTTATCCTGAGCGAGTTCGGCGCCGAAATGGTGGTCGATATCCTCGCAGGTCTGAAGTACGGCAGTGCTGCGTGA
- a CDS encoding CBS domain-containing protein: MLVKEAMTGEVRWYSPDTPIQEVARVMRDESIGCVPIGENDRLVGMITDRDITCRGVAAGERLEALTCRAVMSPGIFFCFEDQTLEQALGQMQEHQVHHLPVLNRQKRMTGLISLGDIALKGESSILAPLAKIAARDAERHLQAA, from the coding sequence ATGCTGGTAAAGGAAGCGATGACGGGCGAAGTGCGTTGGTACTCCCCCGATACGCCGATACAGGAAGTCGCGCGCGTTATGCGTGATGAAAGTATCGGTTGCGTGCCGATCGGCGAGAACGATCGGCTTGTTGGCATGATCACAGATCGCGACATCACCTGCCGCGGCGTGGCCGCCGGCGAACGCCTCGAAGCCTTGACATGCCGCGCGGTGATGTCGCCCGGCATATTCTTCTGTTTCGAGGACCAGACACTGGAGCAGGCGCTTGGGCAAATGCAGGAGCACCAGGTACATCACCTCCCAGTGCTCAACCGGCAGAAGCGGATGACGGGCCTCATCTCGCTGGGTGATATCGCCCTGAAGGGCGAAAGTTCGATCCTCGCGCCGCTTGCCAAAATTGCCGCACGCGACGCTGAACGGCACCTGCAGGCCGCCTGA
- a CDS encoding DUF4258 domain-containing protein has protein sequence MYTNHAEIRCQQRGIKAEVVDAILAYGRRKRRHGADVYFMDDRARARAEEELGRQYARLSDRLNSYLVMSDDGKIITAAKRTRRLKF, from the coding sequence ATGTACACGAACCACGCAGAAATCCGCTGTCAGCAGAGAGGGATCAAGGCCGAAGTTGTCGATGCCATCCTCGCCTACGGGCGTCGCAAACGCCGACACGGCGCAGACGTGTATTTCATGGATGACAGAGCACGAGCGCGCGCCGAGGAAGAACTGGGGCGCCAGTACGCAAGACTTTCGGATCGGCTGAACAGTTATCTAGTAATGAGCGATGACGGAAAGATAATTACAGCAGCGAAGCGGACGCGACGCCTGAAATTTTGA
- a CDS encoding RHE_PE00001 family protein yields the protein MAYDFSSLPLNSLIGPLARAEDLLARLDERVQKSPLRDGFLQRSHFADAAAALWLDGELVHAEDLVLHDTHMDIRTPTHELTRAHAVLRARRRIFGHKPDWALSRVGILALRGREGQGGGNGASPGRAGSEPYPATAAGGAGDDADESLSEDTDQAVALSEELAEIDAVLARSSRLLAGEKFAPRAADGEDVDTTGQGANAREGLPNSLGPLIRDLDWDEEQRLADWLAVVDRLCGENMPAVLSAAIAWEAWQDIEPLQHQHWLGTLLVAALLRERGKVGSHLFCLNAGLRVVPRERRRARDRTARLLAILDAFAEAASAGLKELDRLVLAKGQMERRLRKRRNNSHLPALIDLVLARPVVSAGLIAAELKISQRAAHGLVAELGIREVTGRGRYRAWGIV from the coding sequence ATGGCTTACGATTTTTCCAGCCTGCCCCTGAACAGCCTGATCGGGCCGCTCGCCCGCGCCGAAGACCTTTTGGCCCGGCTCGACGAGCGCGTGCAGAAGAGTCCGCTGCGCGACGGTTTTTTGCAACGCTCCCACTTCGCGGACGCGGCCGCCGCGCTGTGGCTCGACGGCGAACTCGTCCATGCAGAAGACCTCGTGCTGCACGACACCCATATGGACATCCGCACCCCGACCCACGAACTCACCCGGGCGCACGCCGTGCTGCGCGCCCGCCGCCGGATTTTTGGCCACAAACCCGACTGGGCGCTTTCTCGCGTTGGCATTTTGGCCTTGCGCGGGCGCGAAGGGCAGGGCGGCGGCAACGGGGCGAGTCCGGGACGTGCCGGCTCCGAACCTTATCCCGCGACGGCGGCCGGTGGGGCGGGCGACGACGCCGACGAAAGCCTTTCCGAAGACACCGACCAGGCGGTCGCGCTGAGCGAAGAGCTGGCCGAGATCGACGCCGTGCTGGCCCGCTCCAGCCGGCTGCTGGCGGGCGAAAAGTTCGCGCCGCGCGCCGCGGACGGCGAAGATGTCGACACGACAGGGCAGGGGGCAAACGCGCGAGAGGGCTTGCCGAACAGTCTCGGGCCGCTGATCCGCGATCTCGACTGGGACGAGGAACAGCGGCTGGCCGACTGGCTCGCCGTCGTCGACCGGCTCTGTGGCGAAAACATGCCGGCCGTGCTGAGCGCGGCGATCGCCTGGGAGGCCTGGCAAGACATCGAACCGCTGCAGCACCAACATTGGCTCGGTACGCTGCTGGTGGCCGCCCTGCTCAGGGAGCGCGGCAAGGTCGGCTCGCATCTTTTTTGCCTGAATGCCGGATTGCGCGTCGTTCCGCGGGAACGGCGGCGGGCGCGCGATCGGACCGCCCGGCTGCTCGCTATCCTCGACGCTTTCGCCGAGGCGGCCTCGGCCGGACTGAAGGAGCTCGACCGGCTGGTGCTGGCCAAGGGCCAGATGGAGCGCCGGCTCAGGAAGCGGCGCAATAACTCGCACCTGCCGGCGTTGATCGACTTGGTGCTGGCGCGGCCGGTGGTGTCGGCGGGATTGATCGCGGCCGAGCTGAAAATCAGCCAGCGCGCCGCGCACGGCCTCGTCGCCGAACTCGGCATCCGCGAGGTGACCGGCCGGGGGCGCTACCGGGCGTGGGGGATCGTCTAA
- the repC gene encoding plasmid replication protein RepC, with product METGIATTPFGRRPMSLAMLAAQNESREIPKGRVVDKWQIYRNLCEGKSIIGIGDRALAVLNALLSFYPDSELSEENGLIVFPSNAQLSLRAHGMPDSTLRRNLAELVDCGLVIRRDSPNGKRYARKGRGGEIEEAFGFSLAPLLARAQECEAAAERVRADNRALRLMRERITLHRRDIQKLVEAAVEEDVAGDWGGLWRRFRAVVETIPRRARIAELEPIVADLAALRDDVDKLLEIHMESTIPSGNESQSERQQSDSNTDSIFEFEPALEKSGAAAEPLTRTAEPPKTYPLGLVLKACPEIADYAVEGIGNWRDFMITAAQVRGYLGVSPSAYEDACHVMGQEIAAVVIACILQRAQHIESAGGYLRVLTEKARAGEFSVGPMLMAALRANGATAKMTG from the coding sequence ATGGAGACGGGTATAGCAACGACGCCCTTTGGGCGGCGGCCGATGTCGCTTGCCATGCTGGCAGCGCAAAACGAGTCACGTGAGATCCCCAAAGGCAGGGTCGTTGACAAATGGCAGATCTATCGCAACCTCTGCGAGGGCAAGAGCATCATCGGCATCGGCGATCGCGCCCTGGCCGTCCTGAATGCGTTGCTGTCATTCTATCCTGACAGCGAGCTGAGTGAGGAAAACGGCCTCATCGTGTTTCCCTCGAACGCTCAGCTGTCCCTCAGGGCGCACGGCATGCCCGATTCCACCTTGCGGAGGAACCTGGCGGAGCTGGTGGATTGCGGTCTAGTCATCCGTCGGGACAGCCCGAACGGCAAGCGTTATGCACGCAAGGGCAGGGGTGGGGAGATCGAGGAAGCATTTGGCTTCTCGCTGGCGCCGCTGCTGGCCCGTGCTCAAGAGTGCGAGGCGGCGGCCGAGCGTGTCCGCGCCGACAACAGGGCGCTCAGGCTAATGAGGGAACGCATTACGCTGCACCGCCGGGATATCCAGAAGTTGGTCGAGGCGGCCGTTGAGGAAGACGTGGCGGGCGACTGGGGAGGCCTGTGGAGGCGCTTCCGCGCCGTTGTGGAGACAATTCCGCGCCGAGCCCGCATTGCCGAGCTCGAGCCTATCGTGGCCGATCTGGCAGCGTTGCGTGACGACGTGGATAAGCTGCTGGAAATCCATATGGAATCTACGATTCCGAGCGGCAATGAGTCCCAAAGCGAGCGGCAGCAATCTGATTCAAATACCGACTCTATTTTTGAATTTGAACCTGCTTTGGAAAAAAGCGGGGCGGCGGCCGAGCCACTAACGAGGACCGCAGAGCCGCCGAAAACCTATCCGCTGGGGCTAGTGCTGAAGGCCTGCCCCGAAATCGCGGACTACGCCGTTGAGGGGATCGGCAACTGGCGCGATTTCATGATAACCGCCGCCCAGGTGCGGGGATACCTGGGCGTTTCGCCGTCTGCGTATGAGGATGCCTGCCATGTCATGGGTCAGGAGATCGCCGCGGTGGTGATTGCCTGCATTCTGCAGCGGGCACAGCACATCGAGTCAGCTGGCGGCTATCTGCGCGTTCTGACCGAGAAGGCGAGGGCAGGGGAGTTTTCGGTCGGGCCGATGCTGATGGCGGCATTGCGAGCGAACGGCGCGACTGCGAAGATGACAGGGTAG
- a CDS encoding RES family NAD+ phosphorylase → MTAQTLDRTLSSFRIGDPAGTYPIFDATGSTVAPGRWNTPGSPIIYTSEHYSTALLEKLVHGSGRLPPNQHYIEITIPRGLSYEVFSQPSLPGWDTMPATVSKGFGETWCLDRRSVILLVPSVVARLDCNVLINPAHPEFSRIQTSLHQPVYWDRRLFGA, encoded by the coding sequence GTGACGGCGCAGACTCTCGATCGCACGCTATCGTCCTTTCGTATCGGCGATCCGGCCGGCACCTACCCGATCTTCGATGCGACCGGCTCGACAGTCGCGCCAGGTCGATGGAATACGCCCGGAAGTCCTATCATCTACACCAGCGAGCACTATTCGACCGCCCTGTTGGAAAAGCTGGTGCATGGCAGCGGCCGACTGCCGCCCAACCAGCACTACATCGAAATCACAATCCCGCGCGGACTGAGCTACGAGGTCTTTTCCCAGCCGTCACTGCCCGGCTGGGACACGATGCCGGCGACGGTGAGCAAGGGATTTGGCGAAACCTGGTGTTTAGACCGGCGCAGCGTCATCCTGCTGGTGCCGAGTGTCGTGGCGCGTCTCGATTGCAATGTGCTGATCAATCCGGCGCATCCGGAGTTTTCAAGGATCCAGACAAGTCTGCACCAGCCGGTCTACTGGGACCGGCGGCTGTTTGGCGCGTAA
- a CDS encoding acetolactate synthase large subunit, whose translation MKKGSDLLVAALENEGVDRIFGVPGEENLDVLESLRTSGIELITTRHEQAAGFMAATHGRLTGRPGVCISTLGPGALNFSTAAAYAHLGAMPMILITGQKAIRSARQARFQIVDVVGSMKPLTKMSRQIVSPRSIPTAVRDAFRVATEERPGPVHLELPEDVAGEKIALIPPIPVHRLESPVAHAAAINRAAEMILAAKRPLIMIGAAGNRPRLVGPLSDFVRRCRIPFFNTQMGKGAVDGGSNLYVGTAALSERDYVHDAIELSDLIIAIGHDTIEKPPFLMRDKGGPKVIHIGFTSATVEQVFHPDAEVVGDIGTTAAVLADRLEGRLSPDTKIIELRQTILSRINERSLEDRFPIKPQRIVHDVRTVMPEDGIVCLDNGMYKIWFARNYRTHHANTLLLDNALATMGAGLPSAIMASLLYPERRVMAVCGDGGFMMNSQELETAVRLRLNLVVMILNDSAYGMIRWKQAVDGFPDFGLTFGNPDFVRYAESYGASGSRVGAAEELVPTLEEAFKGGGVHLVDVPIDYSENARVLVEELRRHFAAKESQ comes from the coding sequence TTGAAAAAGGGCTCTGACCTCCTCGTTGCCGCCCTCGAGAATGAGGGAGTGGATCGGATCTTCGGTGTCCCCGGCGAGGAAAATCTCGACGTCCTGGAGTCGTTGCGCACCTCGGGGATCGAATTGATCACAACGCGGCATGAGCAGGCGGCCGGCTTCATGGCGGCCACGCATGGACGGCTGACCGGGCGGCCCGGCGTTTGCATCTCGACGCTTGGACCCGGCGCGCTCAATTTCTCGACCGCCGCGGCCTATGCCCATCTCGGCGCGATGCCGATGATCCTGATCACGGGACAGAAGGCGATACGCAGCGCCAGGCAAGCGCGCTTTCAGATCGTCGACGTGGTCGGATCAATGAAGCCGCTGACCAAGATGTCGCGGCAAATCGTCAGCCCGCGCAGCATCCCGACCGCCGTACGCGATGCTTTCCGGGTTGCAACGGAAGAGCGTCCCGGCCCGGTGCACCTGGAGCTTCCCGAAGATGTTGCTGGTGAGAAAATCGCGCTCATTCCTCCCATTCCGGTGCATCGGCTGGAAAGTCCGGTGGCCCATGCCGCCGCGATCAATCGTGCAGCCGAGATGATACTCGCGGCCAAGCGTCCTCTGATCATGATAGGCGCGGCTGGCAATCGTCCCAGGCTGGTCGGTCCTCTCTCTGACTTTGTGCGACGCTGCCGCATTCCGTTCTTCAACACACAGATGGGCAAGGGCGCCGTCGACGGCGGCTCCAACCTCTATGTCGGAACGGCCGCGCTTTCCGAGCGCGATTATGTGCACGATGCGATCGAGCTTTCGGATCTGATCATCGCCATTGGACACGACACGATCGAGAAGCCGCCATTCCTCATGCGGGACAAGGGCGGCCCCAAAGTCATCCACATCGGGTTCACATCAGCGACGGTGGAACAGGTGTTCCATCCCGATGCCGAAGTGGTCGGCGACATCGGCACGACCGCGGCCGTGCTCGCTGATCGGCTCGAGGGCCGGCTCAGCCCCGACACGAAGATCATCGAGCTTCGTCAGACGATTCTGTCGCGGATCAACGAGCGCAGCCTGGAGGATCGTTTCCCGATCAAGCCGCAGCGCATCGTACACGACGTCAGAACGGTCATGCCCGAGGACGGCATCGTCTGCCTGGACAACGGCATGTACAAGATCTGGTTCGCCCGCAACTACCGCACCCATCATGCGAACACGCTGCTGCTCGACAACGCGCTCGCGACCATGGGGGCGGGATTGCCGTCGGCGATCATGGCGTCGCTCCTCTATCCCGAGCGCCGCGTGATGGCGGTATGCGGTGACGGCGGCTTCATGATGAACTCCCAGGAACTCGAGACAGCCGTTCGCTTGAGGCTTAACCTTGTCGTGATGATCCTCAACGATTCCGCCTACGGCATGATCCGCTGGAAGCAGGCGGTCGACGGATTTCCGGACTTCGGGCTCACATTCGGCAATCCCGACTTCGTCCGCTACGCCGAGTCGTACGGGGCCAGCGGTTCCCGCGTCGGCGCAGCGGAGGAGCTGGTTCCAACGCTGGAGGAAGCCTTCAAGGGAGGCGGCGTCCATCTGGTGGACGTCCCGATCGACTATTCGGAGAATGCCCGCGTCCTCGTCGAAGAGCTGCGCAGGCATTTCGCGGCCAAGGAATCGCAATGA
- a CDS encoding tyrosine-type recombinase/integrase: MDLRLPKPVPDQKLRRAEALDALESVLPFDRRDFLAEILTDDDVATLRHLAKEGIGENSLRALASDLGYLEAWSLAATGFSLPWPAPEALLIKFVAHHLWDPAKRETDVSHGMPEDVTAALKSAKLLRVDGPHAPNTVRRRLSSWSTLTKWRGLRGKFNAPGLQSAIKLAVRASARPRGRKSKKAVTADILTTLLNICAGDRLVDVRDGALLITAFASGGRRRSEIASLRFEQIVEEEPVPTDPKAPGGKKLPCLSIRLGRTKTTQADSDAFVLLVGRPVLALKGWLERAGIREGAVFRGIDRWGNLKKRALTPQAVNLILKRRIAEAGFDPMAFSAHGLRSGYLTETARRGIPLPEAMQQSQHRSVQQASNYYNDAERTLGRAARIIV, from the coding sequence ATGGATCTTCGCCTGCCAAAACCCGTACCCGACCAAAAACTGCGCCGTGCGGAGGCGCTCGATGCGCTGGAGTCGGTTCTGCCATTCGACCGGCGCGATTTTCTGGCCGAAATCCTCACCGACGACGATGTCGCCACTCTGCGCCATCTCGCCAAAGAAGGCATCGGCGAAAATTCGCTGCGGGCACTCGCCTCCGACCTCGGCTACCTCGAGGCCTGGTCGCTGGCCGCGACCGGTTTTTCGCTCCCCTGGCCGGCGCCGGAGGCACTGCTGATCAAATTCGTCGCGCATCACCTGTGGGATCCCGCAAAGCGTGAAACCGACGTCTCGCACGGTATGCCGGAAGACGTGACCGCGGCTTTGAAGTCGGCCAAACTGTTGCGTGTCGATGGACCGCACGCGCCGAACACCGTACGCCGGCGTCTGTCCAGCTGGTCGACGCTGACCAAATGGCGCGGTCTTAGGGGAAAATTCAACGCGCCGGGACTGCAGAGCGCGATCAAGTTGGCGGTGCGCGCCAGCGCCCGCCCCCGCGGCCGCAAGAGCAAAAAGGCGGTGACCGCCGATATTTTGACCACCCTGCTCAACATCTGCGCCGGCGACCGTCTCGTCGACGTGCGCGACGGCGCTCTTCTCATAACCGCCTTTGCGTCCGGCGGCCGCCGCCGCAGCGAGATTGCTTCGCTCCGGTTCGAGCAGATCGTCGAAGAAGAGCCGGTACCCACCGATCCCAAGGCTCCCGGCGGCAAAAAACTGCCCTGTCTGTCGATCCGGCTCGGCCGGACAAAAACGACACAGGCCGACAGCGACGCATTCGTGCTGCTCGTCGGCCGGCCTGTTCTGGCCCTGAAAGGCTGGCTCGAGCGCGCCGGGATCAGGGAAGGCGCCGTGTTTCGCGGCATCGACCGCTGGGGCAATCTCAAAAAACGCGCGCTGACGCCGCAAGCGGTCAATCTGATCCTCAAGCGCCGCATCGCCGAGGCCGGGTTTGATCCGATGGCGTTTTCCGCCCACGGCCTGCGCTCCGGCTATCTCACCGAAACCGCCCGTCGCGGCATTCCGCTGCCCGAAGCCATGCAGCAGTCGCAGCACCGCTCGGTGCAACAGGCGTCCAACTACTACAATGACGCCGAGCGCACGCTCGGGCGGGCGGCGCGGATCATCGTCTGA